AACATATATCTAGAAGACGGTTTAATCCTCCCAAGCAACGTTTGCTTAGAGAATAGGTCTTCTACAGAATGACTGCTGACCGGATTGCTTAGGCAACGTATTAAACCTTATGAAACTGTGGCGTGAACAATGGGTCAAAGGCCAGTagttggaagtcggtatcgtcGCCCGCCCGGTCCCATGAAGGTGGATGAGCCATACAGTTGATGGCTTCCACAATGTTAATAAAGATGAACGTTTGTCACGCTTATCACTTCGAATAATTTATCTGACATATTTGAATGGCATTTCGGCTTCAATGATGATATATTGGAAATATCTTATATATATACGatattgtttttatgttttcagCTGTGCTATCTGATAGAGAACACTTCTGATAACCTCGTTGCAGCCATGACACGGTACCACGATGCAGGGCAGTATGTTGATGTCAAAGAGTGAGTACTGGTATACTATACTGGATCTACTATGGCTTTTGTGTCACATTTGTGTCATGGTTCAAAATCATCGTTTTTATTGCCATGGTTATTTGAGATGGTTCTGTCTCATGGGTCTATGTCATGGTTTTGTGCAATGGCTTATTGATCCGATTCTAAGCATGGTTCTGTGCCATGGTTCTTTACCATGGTTATGTCATGGTTTTGTACATGCATGCAAGTAATACAAAACATGAGACAAACAATAAACTCTAAGAAATGCAGCATGAGAAAATTTTTGTTCAATTCTATCTCATCTTTTCTTTTATTAgaaagaatgcaaaaaaaaaatgcatttttgaatTTCAGGATTTTCGGTTGCTACACCATGGATGTCATCTCCAGCACGGGATTCGGTACCGACGTGAACTCCCTCAGCGACCCTGACAGTATCTTCATCAAGAACGTGAAAAAGTTCTACGCAATCGGCGCCTTGAGTCCCTTCACGCTGCTGACTTGTAAGTGTTGGTGTTTGTCTTGTCAATGTCTTGCCCTCAAGCAAAACTAAACAGCCACTTTTGAGCGAAATAGCTAAGATTCAGATAAGAAAAACATACAATCGTTACGGCGAAAATTGATTCCTATGTAATTAGACACTTATCTATGAAACATTTAATGAcaggaaaaacataaaaaatttatcaagatgattgattgatgaagTTGAATCAGCTTAAATATAGTGATTGTAAAATGACGAATACTCTTAAATGTAGCTGTCATAATTGTGCAACTGCAATATAGAAATAGCAAGGTGATATCGCCAAATTCATTGCACATGTACAACTAAGTATGGGTACAgctaaggtttttttttctttgactgtTGTTCGTGTAATTCCGACAGTTGGCTTTCCGTGGTTTGCCTTCTTTCTGGACCGTAACAACTGGTTCTTCAATATCGTACCGCCGCCCGTCTTCAACTTCTTTGCTGACGCCATCAGGAAAGTGATATCTATCAGGGAGTCCAATCCAGCTGAATCGGACGTAAGTCTGGAACAATCGCAACTGCTTATCTCCGAATAAAATGCATCTAATGTGTCTTGTAGATTTTTCTTTAGCTGGTCGTTGTACAACATTGAATAGAATATACTAAAACCAATTCACCCAAATGATGTATTTTGCCGCTAACCGCCTGACCGATCAGTCATTTCAGTGTAAATGTTTGCTGCTGGACTGTTTATTatttcaaaaattcatattatGGCCTACTTTCTTTCCATACCTCAGAAACGAGTGGATGTGATGCAGCTGCTTCTGAAATCCCATAACACGGCCTTGGATGAACCCGGGAACGAGGGCAACATCAAACATGGTTAgtgctacatgtagctacacCTGTCGTCTAGTTTCCTCTGACTGATTTTTCTCTTCTGTGTACCCTGTCTACTGGAtgaatcccacttctgacaccatttcgTATTCTCTACATCTGCTATGATCGTTGTCCAATCAAGCAGATGAATGTTTTCCTTCCAATCTTTGGCGAAATCTCAATTCCTCAAATGATAGAAAAAGTTTGCTACATGTCTATGGGTTGTGTTttaatcccacttctgacaccatttcgTATTCTATACATCTGTTATGAATGTTGTCTATTCAAACAGATGAATGTTGTCCACCATTTGGCGTAGGCGTATTCTCGACTAATATCAAGAGTTTGATAGATCTACATACCAATGGGTTCTATGttaatcccacttctgacaccattttGTATTCTTTACACCTGCATGCTCTACTCTGTAATCACACTTGTTGTAATGAAGAAAGTTCTCTGGGATAAGAAACCTTCCACATGCAATACCCACACTGGAATACAAGACTCACAATATCAAAAAGTTATCTGGAATGCAAAATGTGATATGATACCTATTGACCATGTAGGGCTCTCCTACAATGAAATTCTGGccaatggttttattttctggATCGGTGGATACGACACCACGGCGACCACCATATCCTTCCTCGCCTACAACCTCGCTCTCAACCCGGACATCCAAGAGAGGGTCATCGCCGAGATCGATGAAATCATGAGGGGCAGGGTAGGCcatatatttgaatatttgcGTGTTTATATGAATGACCACTTAATTTGTAACATGGTTCTTCTGTAATGTCTGTTCTAATCAAATACTATCATTGGCACATTGGTGGCTGCACTTTGACCAATCTGCAATCACGAAACAATCTTAAAAGTGTAATATTGACTGTCAAAGTGGTACTGTAcagtaaaatatttcttttagcACAAGGTTGTATACGTATTGTTTAAGTGTTCCTAGGAACTTCAAAAATTCTGTGAAGGAAATTTGTTGCCTCTGTCTGCGGAGATCTTGTTTTCGGTATGTTTAAATTTGCGTCCTTGTGTGTTCGTAGTTGTGTCTGGATATATAAGCTATTCAGTTTAGAAGTTAGAATATACATTTGGATACAGTAGAGTGACAAGGAGTAGGGGCGGGAAGCTAGTCAGGTGAGGGCACTGACAGCAAGTGAGGTAGGTTAAAGGTCCCAGAAAAAAGGTTATCCCATTTCCGGTCTTCTCTTTCCTGCGGCATATATCTCTCttgttttttgctttttttagaGTTAGTGTAAAAATCAGTAGGAAATTCATAATAATgagtaaaacaagaaattcacagataTTTCATCGAGAGATGATTTCCCCATCTCTTGTTTTTTATATGCTCTCATCAACACTCTTTCAATACAGTTGTTTTGCAAACTACTGGGTCTGGTTCTTCAATTAAATACAAACGTTGTGCCCATATTAACTGTTTAATTATCATCATAACAGGAATGTATGGACTACAAAGCTGCCAGCGAGATGAAATACTTGAAGATGTGTGTGGACGAGACCCTGCGCATGTACCCACCCTCTCAGCGGTAGGTaacttgtatgaaataaatGCCGTTGCAACCTACATAACAATGATATTTCACTGTATGCTATATCCTAAGTTATAAAACAAGCAAGTAAGGGAGATTTCTTAAACAGCTGTGATTTGGAAATGCTGATTCTAACAAAGTAGAAGCTGCCATAACAACAAATACTACCAGCTGGAAGTACGGGGACTTCCATACTGTATTTTAAAGTAGGTAGTGAGTTAGTGTAAAATCTTTGTACCTAAGAGAATCTGGTGTGCTCCGCTAAAAACGCGAACCGGGGTAAAGCTGCACTACACTATCAGCTACAAAAAACACCGTCAAATTAGAGGAGGACCTACTTTTGTGACGTTTTTTTGTGATAGAGTTATTCTTGTGTCTTTAAGATTTGACCGTCAGGCCAAGGAGGACATTGACCTTGATGGAGTGAAGATTCCCAAGGGCATGTGCGTCCAGTTCTCCTCCTTCGCCATCCACTATGACCCCGACAACTGGCCAGACCCGGAGAAGTTCGACCCTGAGAGGTAACACCATGTCAtaattatattacattttgtatttaggATATTATTGACAGCATGAATCATGTCGGATAGTGTTGCCTGACTAACATTGACtccaaaaaaaaatgcaatgccGCACCAATGCAAGGCGTTAGATTTCGGATACTTCTTTTAATGGGAGTACGTTGGGTTCAGTGTTTAAAAGTTGATTTTCAATATCTGTATGGCATCGTCCTCTTTATGTAAATTTGACACAAAGTCTGGTCTGAGCATTAAAAGACGCATTAATGAAAGGAGGGTTTTCTTTAACCTAAGTAACGATGATACAAAACAGTCAACAAGAAAGATTATACAATTcgtttgtatattgtataaagtatgttgatctttttttttcctttttcatataggccatgtttatttgattatagtATATGGATGGCGTCTCAAAATTGATGCAAGATATCTTCATTATGAAAACTGAtcggtcaggaaggttgaacacagAGTATTGTTAGAACAATCGATCtgttgttctttcacatattctttATGATCTTGGAAAACACGCTAATGCCATGTAATTATTTTTTCCGTGTATCTACGACATGAATCTGCTCATCTTGCAGCTGCATTGTACGATTTACAGAATGGTGGAAAACATTTTTGCTTTTAATTTAGAAACGGCCGTAAATTGGTGCGcacgcggatgtcattcatataacaccagttcacctttatccatagggcaacctttattcgttgtttgtaacaactatgtatttagggatatcaattcgACAAATAATGgtttcaaagtttgaaaatagtacaatttgaaactaccgtccatcgacttgatatccctggataccctgtttagcaacacaacggatataggttaccctgcggataaaggtgaactagcgttaatcaAATTAACAATTTCCCCCCAGGTTCACCCCTGAGGAGAAGAAGAAGCGCGACCCGTACGCGTACGTGGCCTGGGGCGTGGGTCCGCGCAGCTGCGTCATGAAGCGGCTCGGTATGTTGGAGGTGAAGTTTGCCATCGCCAAGATCCTGATGAAATACCGCCTCAGGCCCTGTGAGAAGACTCAGGTAACTTGTACCGGTTTTAATCTTTATGTTGCCCTTACACGCATTTCCACAGGAGGTCGGGGTGCAGTCACATGATCGCGagcgtatacatgtatatcacgtCCGTATGCATATACGAGTATATGAGGTCTGTAttggcatttttttcatacgCAGTCGTAGTTATTGGCATTTTTTCATACGCAGTCGTAGGCACAATATGCacctcatacgcatctcaatcgtATTTTTGTCAGTTTGGGCGTACTGGCAATGGGCTGTACGGTGGGTATGTCTGCGTACCTTAAACTGACAAaaatgagatgcgtatgaggtgcgtattgTAAGTACAACTGCGTATGTAAgaatgtcaatacggacctcaCGTGGACTTGCGCGTGGATTTGCTCGATCTCTGATATCTATCGGACTCAACGCAAACCTTTTACAGCTTGTTCAATTACTCATAAAAGA
The sequence above is drawn from the Branchiostoma floridae strain S238N-H82 chromosome 4, Bfl_VNyyK, whole genome shotgun sequence genome and encodes:
- the LOC118414778 gene encoding cytochrome P450 3A8-like isoform X1, yielding MVLNYLLPIFLSPTFVLLVLFFILFYVYATWPYNTFKKLGIPGPPPLPLIGNLIDYKKGLSNIDLEWMKKYGKYWGVYEGQLPVLIVADTKLIKQINVKEFPNFANRRLMPGNGPVMKYSLTVLQDAEWKRVRSYMSPFNSAYSLKQLCYLIENTSDNLVAAMTRYHDAGQYVDVKEIFGCYTMDVISSTGFGTDVNSLSDPDSIFIKNVKKFYAIGALSPFTLLTFGFPWFAFFLDRNNWFFNIVPPPVFNFFADAIRKVISIRESNPAESDKRVDVMQLLLKSHNTALDEPGNEGNIKHGLSYNEILANGFIFWIGGYDTTATTISFLAYNLALNPDIQERVIAEIDEIMRGRECMDYKAASEMKYLKMCVDETLRMYPPSQRFDRQAKEDIDLDGVKIPKGMCVQFSSFAIHYDPDNWPDPEKFDPERFTPEEKKKRDPYAYVAWGVGPRSCVMKRLGMLEVKFAIAKILMKYRLRPCEKTQIPIRVKVSNLTQPDHGMFLKLEARTDI
- the LOC118414778 gene encoding cytochrome P450 3A40-like isoform X2; translation: MVLNYLLPIFLSPTFVLLVLFFILFYVYATWPYNTFKKLGIPGPPPLPLIGNLIDYKKGLSNIDLEWMKKYGKYWGVYEGQLPVLIVADTKLIKQINVKEFPNFANRRLMPGNGPVMKYSLTVLQDAEWKRVRSYMSPFNSAYSLKQLCYLIENTSDNLVAAMTRYHDAGQYVDVKEIFGCYTMDVISSTGFGTDVNSLSDPDSIFIKNVKKFYAIGALSPFTLLTFGFPWFAFFLDRNNWFFNIVPPPVFNFFADAIRKVISIRESNPAESDKRVDVMQLLLKSHNTALDEPGNEGNIKHGLSYNEILANGFIFWIGGYDTTATTISFLAYNLALNPDIQERVIAEIDEIMRGRECMDYKAASEMKYLKMCVDETLRMYPPSQRFDRQAKEDIDLDGVKIPKGMCVQFSSFAIHYDPDNWPDPEKFDPER